aaacaaaacACACTATACATCCTTCCTTGTAGACAATGTGTTACGACCCTAGACTAGAAATGGGTAAAAGAAACAGATTTTATTGAATTGACAGAACAAAGGAGAGAGATCTCTCGTCTAAATATTTCCTCTTCATAGAGGATGCCTCCTTTCACAAAGAGCAAAGCACAAATGAATGAATCCCCTTCCTCTACATTCCTCTATTTTTTTACCTCACTCCTTGACTAACTAACTAATATCCTAACTGTCTTAACTAACTTCCCCTTCCACCTCTCCTAACTCCTAACACAATTTTACCTGTTTTAATTAAAGATCTTAAAGATACCCTGGCTTCGACTTTTAGTCAAATTAGAgatatttttcaatttccatCATAACTGGCCATCATATAATCATTATGAAATCATTTGGAATGATTGTACAACAAGAAACTCCGCTCAAATCCTTCACATGAGTTCTCTTTCATGGAAATATACAAGTGGATGCTTCAAAGCCTTCATCAACCTTCATTAATCTGTtgcaattcatatatattttatagctCACGTGTAGTAGAATCATCTTATAATAGTAAGATACCTCATGTGTAGCGTAAATCTCAGTATTAAAGCCAATCTCTTCACCATTTTCATTGGTGCCAAAGCCCCTGGGTTCTCCAAAATAGATACCTAAATAATAACAGAGCAGCAGCAAGAAGACTAAGTCcagttaaagaaaaatagatgaagaaatcacatttcaaaatttaaatattatataggaACATGAAAGCAGAATCAGAACACCACAGACCTCCAGTGAGTTCCCTTATAAGCATGATATCGACCCCTTCAGCAACCTCTCTCTTCAAAGTTGAAGCATCCACTAACTACCGAAGAatataacacaaattaaaattactttgcACACAGTTACCACATCATAAAATACATCCCTAAGATTTTCCTGATCCGTCTGTCTTCCGTTCCAAGGGACAACAAGCAAAGCAGGGATATgtaattttttctaataaatttcaaccaattaaTTGTTCGAGAATGTGCTTATCCTTGACCTAACTGTATTGAATGAGAAAATGCAgtatgaagaaaatatttttaccgGAGAGTACACGGTAGCTGGTCTAAGATTTGCAAATACTCCAAGCTCTTTACGTATCTGAAGCAAGCCAGTCTCAGGCTTGAGATGTTTCTCGTTCTTATCCCATTTATAACCTCCAACAGCACCAAGCAGAACGGCATGAGAGTGCTTAGCGGCAGAAAGGGTATCATCGGGTAAAGGGACTCCGGTGGCATCCAATGCAGCTCCACCCATAAGAACCTCTTGGAACTCGAATTTGATCCCTTCGAGAGAACCCACGAGGACAAGAACGTCTTTGGCCACGGAGATGATTTCGGGGCCGATTCCATCGCCGGGAATGAGAGTGATGCTGTAGGAAGAAGGGGGCGAAGCGCAACACCTCAGACTCAGAGGGGGAGTTGAACTTCGCAAAGGGAATGGCCGAAAGGGTCTCGCTAGTTTGCATTGGAACAGTTGCAGAGAAGTcgccatttcttcttcttctgcttcgATGAGAACAACTGTGACTCACTCGCTCAACTTGTATCTTTCTTTCCCTCTATTTTGGTAAAGTTATATTTAACCTGGTTTCGGATTATTAACTCTCACAATTGGTAAAGTTATATTGAACTATTTATTGTGGAAGGGCAAGGAATACTGACTAGGTTGTGAAACTGACTGTTTgggttattttataatttaaacaatTGTATAAATGTTTGAgagtttaagaaaataattaataatgcttataaaaaaggaaaataactaataatttattGATTCCAGATTATTCAATAAactttttagaataattatgaaaatatttttttctttgattataaaatgacttatagataagttttaaatgataataatcaCTTATTCAACAAAcgcttaattaatttgtttatccaTATACAACCCAACTTGCCACCTTGGTCACTTAACAGAAAATCGAAAAATGTGAGAATTTTCTGTATCGCACGTGATATAAATCTAGCCTTTGACTTCTTGTTGTTTGTGGACTAACTTTTAAGTTTCAAATCAAATACCGTACTTTATGTAGTAATTGAAAGCCCAACAaaggaaacaagaaaaattGGAAATACAAGTGTCGTGTCAATTATCGATTATAATGGTAAAGATCAATTTTGTTGGTTGGCATTTCATATTCATCGGACATCCTAATTAATCAATGATGTTTGTTCTGATGCACATCTTAAGCGAGTTTCACAACATATTGTTGTATGCTGTaccaaaaaatagatatattgacattgttgaaaaagaaaaataaaaatgaggtaAGTCTATATcttgtttactttttttattaaagtgaAGGGGCtgttacaagttttttttttttcgtatcACAACCTATTTAACAaaactcataattttatattttttaataaattttaaccagaAAACATGTTAGGATATCATTCTAAAATAGAAGCTGcactttaaagaaatttaatccATTTCCGGGTGTATTGTAAGCACTCATCTTAGCTATAAATGTTTTTCGTAGTTTATAAGCAGTAACTAGAGGATCATGCAATGAAATCATAATTTAACGGTTCGAATTTTgagtaatattttctttatacaCATTTACACAGTCAATAATTTAAGAGTGTAAGATTCATATCGAACgagttgttttatatttttgataaatcaaattcaaaacataaatttaagacGTGAACCATCCGATATTCACTTAACGATTTTAAAAGCATTGACAGTATAAAAATGTTGGCAATTTTGGACTGTACCAACCAAATCCATGtccttcattaaaaaaaaaaaaaaaaaaaccaacctGAACGAATATGCTtttattggaatttttttttttacccccTTATTTTGCGTAAAAACACAATGAAATTTATCATGTAATAACAGTAACAAtgacgataaaaaaaaaaattaccccaGAATGGGTTGAGTGGTGACCATGAATTTATGGCATAGGGATCCGAATTTGTCTGCGATTTAAAGGCAAAGTAAAAATGGccaaaagaaagtgaaaagtgtatttatttatttttatttttatttttaaagaaaaaaaaacaataaaaagaggAGAGTTTGTTGCTGTGCTGGGTTGTATGAGCGGTTCAACAGGAAAATCTCGCGGGCCAAAAAaggtttctctttctttctctatccTCCGTCAATGCCTTCTCCTCTCACAGTCTTTGTTAGGGTTTCCTTTTTTCCATTTCCTCCCTTTCTCCCACACCATCTCTTTCCGCATTTTCCCAATTAGGGTTtgttccttctttctttctttacccattCTCTCTTctgtttttcattcattcattcattattattttgtggCGCAGATGTGTAATTGagacagaagaagaagaagaagaagaagaagaagacgaagaagaagaagaaatttgaGGGGGTGTGTGATCGGGTCCTCAGGTGAAGATCTGAGGCTGTTGgtgtctcttttcttttctccgaGTTCCAAAGATGAGCGCTTCTAGGTTCATCAAGTGCGTCACTGTTGGGGATGGTGCTGTGGGCAAAACCTGCTTGCTTATTTCCTACACCAGCAACACTTTCCCCACCGTTAgttcttttctctctcctaaaaactaaattttgggTTCTGGGTAATTCTCCAATTCCGCATATTTGAATAAATTCAGCTACATTTTCCTTTAATCTCCATTGGGGAAATGTTTCATAGGCTGCAACACGTGTGCATTTTAAATGGGtctcattttgtttattataaagtttggttaacgtttttttttttataaacatttgGTTAACAATTTGATAACGTTGTATTTGTTGTGTATTTAAAAACAGGATTATGTGCCGACTGTCTTTGACAATTTCAGTGCAAATGTGGTTGTCAATGGGAGCATTGTGAATCTGGGTTTGTGGGATACTGCTGGTAATGCTGCGTGATTATTGTCTCTGTGATGTTGGAGCTTGGAAGTTTTCTCTggatttattgtgttatttgtgGAACAGGACAAGAGGATTACAACAGATTAAGACCTTTGAGTTACCGTGGTGCCGATGTTTTCATATTGGCTTTCTCTCTCATAAGCAAGGCCAGTTATGAAAATGTCTCTAAAAAGGTACTTCGTTGCAATTTATTGTGGTCAGAGTGTTTTGGGTGAATTCTTATTTCTTTTGAGAATCATGAGGTTTCTGTATGGCCTGTAACGAAGGATGTATGGATCatgttatattttaagaaaataattcatttatataaaaagtcGATGATAAATTGCATGTCTGGTTTCTTTTTCAGTGGATTCCAGAGTTGAAGCATTATGCACCTGGTGTCCCCATTATTCTGGTTGGCACAAAGCTTGGTAAGCTTATTGCTGCATAATGTGATACTGATATTGAGTACCATGCATTCATTAGATGCTGCCCTCTggcttgtttatttaatttagtcaATGTGGCTTGTGGTACAATGAAATATATGAACTTATCCCCACGGATTTCATGATTGATTAATGTTGACTTCAGATACAAGTACAGCaccattgaaatttttatttatctgaATGATGAACTGCTGAACCAGATTTTGTTTTGGCCAGAAGTGGCTGTATTTCTggtgcatttttttcttctttagatTCTCATCACCGttgttttcctttttccaaCGTGTAGCTGATACCATAACGGTGAATGCATGGATGTTTCTGgttgattaattttattcatgcATTGTATAGGCTGGCCCTGCCTTGAGATAtgtattaaacttttcaaataatCTTCCAGTGAGGTTCATAGCATGTTTTGTTCTATTGAGGGGACAGATGGTTGTTTTAGTTTCTCAACTTGTGAATATTATATTGATGATTTTCGCAAACAAGAGTCTATTCCTTATTATTTGTGATTTGTAATGAGATAGACCTTCGGGATGATAAGCAGTTCTGCATCGACCATCCTGGTGCCGTACCTATTACCACAGCTCAGGTGAATATTGTTTCGGGTGCTCTGGAACCTTGTTTAGttatgtaataaattaaatctgACTTGTGCATTCCCTTTAAGGGAGAAGAGCTTAGGAAGCTGATTAATGCACCAGCTTACATTGAATGCAGTTCAAAAACACAGGAGGTACATGGTTGaatgtatttcttttatttttttaaaatcacgaTGGTTAattcaatgtttttaaaaaaaaaattggtatttATTACAGAACGTGAAGGCAGTCTTTGATGCAGCCATAAGAGTTGTCCTTCAACCACCTaagcagaagaaaaagaagggtaAAGCACAAAAGGCATGCTCGATATTGTGATTCACTAGGTGTTAACATTTGACTGCCCTTTGTTCTACCTGTATTACCCtccccttctttctttttatcatttcttTGTTATTGAAGAAGTTGGAGTTTGTGGGTGTTCCTCAGACAAATACTCTAGATCTCCTTGAAGCATAAGGTGGGTTAATGCTTTGCTTTCTTTGAATTATTGTCAACTCTAATAGTCAAATTTGCATTTCATGGTTCCCACCTTTTTTTCCTATAACTTTCGTTTTGATTTATGTATTAATAGACTGGAATATCCCAGTTAGGATAACGACCTTGTTTGCTTGAAGATATATATTTGaagtatattatttttcaattcaagGTATGGCTATGTGTAcagatttttatttgtttcttagtTGTCATTTGGTGGGATAGAAGAGTTAGGCTGAAGCAGTTTCTTCGTTTcttcacattatttttattcacgTTGTCTCCATGACTAATCCCAAGTTTCTTGAAAAACGAACGACAAATACTACTAacaaaaagtttgattttaatgGTAATATACTCAcgggataaaataattttattgggttaactattaaaaattagtattgattaaaaataattattataaaaattaataaatgtaaaTTTTAGTATATAGCCCATTTTGTCATATAaagttttttcttcattcactttttttttatgacggGTGCCTGCATCTTTTTTGGGTGTAGTGCTAATCTCTGGGCGTTGACCTGtctttattaaaagatatttttagtgGGTTATGATTTATGAATCTTTGCTagtcaatttatataaaattcataCAAAGTCAAACCACGTGACTTTTTAATCCACACTGGTAATATCGTAATATGCAAAGGAAAATTATTGATGTTACGAAAAATCAAGTCCTTTTTGGTTTATGTATAATAATGAATTTAACTTCACAGACCGAGAATGGATTTTGCTTTCTGTTATGGTTTATGCTGCATGAGAAAGTGAGAATGAGAGAATCACATCTAAATTAGTACATGAAGTGAGAACCAGAATTTTCAATGAACCCATTTCAAATGAGACTGGTTACGATGATCGCGACACGTAACGTCTAGtattagaaaattattaaactacaattttgaagaaaaacatgaAGCAACCAAATTCCTATGAATTATTCTTGTTAGAGACCAGAAACATGAAGCAGATACGCTTGTGGATTACCCTACTCAGACAGAATACGAAGCAAAACATTACTAACCATGTTTGAGAAAACGGGCTATGCATCACCATTAAACCCGTCGTGCTTTATCCTTTTGAAAATATACTAACCCAGCTTTTAAAAACATAAGCAGCTGCAGTACTCaacccattttttttatagtttttaaccAACGTATTTACATAGGTCTTAATTTGCTTTCATATCTGTCTCAATTTCTTACATGTTATTGTCTTACATTTGAAAGCATGTATGTAACCATTTTTCTACCCcctcaattatttattatttaaagaaattaactaaaaaaaatatacaaggcAGAAGTACCGGTATGGCAACGCTACGTCTAGATAGCATCCAAAAATATCCAACATTCCATTCCCGCCTATCAATGTACTAATAATCCATGCTAACGAACTAggcaaatgaaaaaaagaaaagaaaaaaagcactCCTTAATGAGATAATTCTatcaaaaaagggaaaaatgattaagaactactttttttaaaaagaattattataaaaaaaaaacagattgaTAAGAATAACTTCaaatcttttttcaattttcaaaattaaaaaacaacagTTTAAAACACACTCTTATAGTCTGACTATAGACTCCACTGGAAATCGACAAGTCCGTCTAAACCTTTGTGCACactttaagaatttaaatataGCAACTGTACTACAAGTAATTTCTCTAAACTGATGTAAaattggaagaagaaaagatCTAGCAATGTTTAATGGTGGCTCAGTTTCATTAGTTACAGAGTGAATCGGAGTCCTAACTCAATGAGCGAGTGTACTTTTGCTGTGGGCACATATCAGGAAGTGGTTCTTCAGTTTGGAATCTAAAGACAATTGAAAACAGTAGCTGGACCAGCCCAAGAACAAATTGCTTCAAAATCTAACATGACAACATCAAGGGTATCAGTTATCCAGCATGTGAAACCTTGATGGCTTCATACTTCTCACCTACCGCACCgcctttttgtttttggaacTCTATATACCGCATAGTACTGGCTAAGAAAGCATTGGCAGCTGGATCTGGAGTTGTGGTGTCGCTCTGCATTTCATTCATAATTAACTCAATTAAGCCCTGGATAGCCGCAACGGTGACTTGTAGGTTTCCCTTCTCAAAGAAGTAAAGATacctagaaaaaaaatacacacatcaTCATTATTCCATTTTACACTGTTGCGAAGCAAAGAAGAACAGTGCTGACATAAGATTATGGACGTTAATCTTACTTGTTCAATATCTCAATGAAGAGCATTACTGATCCGGTGCTACCTCGTGCTGCATTTGCCATTTGTTGGGCTGCATTTGCAATTCTTAAAGCCCGCTTAAGACATAATAGGACCCtggttcaaaaataaaaatgaatataacaAAAACAGCAAGAATCATGATAACATAAAGTAAGAAATAAATTCTCaaattccttttcaaatatTACGAAACATATCCCccatctattttttctttccccACCCTGCTTTTCCAACTTGTAATGTTCTTCAGAGTCAATGTAATTATGTTCACTCCCTTAAGAGAGGGCAGCATTGGACAAAATCATTCTTACTCTCCTCTAATACACTCTTATACATTCAACTCTTCAATCTTGAAAACAAGATATCCTTTATATGTACTCAATTATGCAGCCACACGTCTTCATTTTATAACATGTATTATGAGTTTTTATATCAATATTTCTTGTCTCTTTAATTAGTTATCCAATCGGAGatgttttttagttttctcaattattttaatcaatgcTCGAATTTCTTCAATCAACATCAAGTATACTGAAATATTtgcaatttatcaattaaactcatttttaaaatttggaagttccAATAACCTTCTAACCAATAAAACAatcttttcttaaatatttttcacatttcACGTGTATTTACAAATAAATACACGTACTATGCACGAGATACTAGATAGTTACATACTTACATATGTATCTCATAGTTCTAGAAACAGCAATGGACTTTTTGGACATgcaaacaattaaaattcaCCAACTACTTCTGTTCAACCAAAACCACAAAAAACCCTGAACAATCTTACAAGCTACTGCAAAGAAACAAGCATAGCACTGCAAAGAAACAAGCATTCCATAGAAGTCTAAAATCTCATAAAAGTCATGTCAACGGAAACAAACCTCTCTCCATCTTTCATGTTATCATGATCATCAACCCAAAACAGATGTGAGCATGCATACACAGCTCTGCATTGATCTGGCTTCTTTAAAAGCTTTGCTGAATACTGTCCAATGAGAAAGCACAAAAATGAGGATTcagtagaaaaatatatattgagcaCTACGTAAATGATGAAATTCAATAATTACCCCTGTGGCCTTGTGGGTTAAAGTATCCCTGTTTTCAACACCAAAGACGTGCATCCTTTGAAGAGTCCCTATTATTAAATGGATAGCTGTGATCTGTGCTCTGGAATCCTAGTATAAGAAACACAAAATGCATAGTTGAGAATGGCTAAACCATAAATTTTGTCAACATAAACATTCCTCCTCCAAACTCAGTACTCACCTTCAATCCCATGAAAATAACAGGATTGTTTTTTTGGGAAGGGAGGGAAGCACAAAACTAGTAGGGAGTACTTACAGAAATTTCTTCTTCATATAGAATATAAGCTTGGGTGAAAAATTCATAAGCAACAGGCTCCAATTCACAGTCATTTGCAGCCTTAatgcaagaaaaagaaacaataaaatcagCAAATATAGTTAGGAAATATCATTTTGATGCACTAACAACCAAATATATTCAAGTACCTCAGCACATTGCAAGTACAACTGCAATGCTAATTCTGGCGCCAGGACACCTGACAAAGTCTCGATGGTCTGAGAAAAGACAAGACACCATCAAATAAATCAACCAATTAACTATACATAACTGTTTAGATTATCAGTTACCGTACCAACAAATCTTCACCGCCtccatattattaaatattcaatCATCATTTATACAGAATTATGTCGGCATAAATCACCGTTAAAAAATAAACCCACATCGGTTATCAAGGGGAGAAAATTACCTGATTTAAAAGCTGAAAAATTTTCTTTGGTGTTGTTGATGCATCATCTCCAAATGGATTTTCTTCTTGACCTTGCAACTGTCTGACCAACTGTAGATGGTAAAGTAAAATACACTGCATAAACTCtactattttactttattaaaaaaaaaaaaaaaagaataactgAACAGTGTAGTAGCAGACagccattttcattttcatgcaAGATAAAAAAGGGTCACAGGGAACAACAGCATCAAGAAAGCATGAAGTAAAAGGTAATACATGTCTTGGCATTTTGGCTTTGATTTAGATATTATGGCTGTGCCACTTTATCTCAATGAGAAATGGAGCTCCCAATATAACTCCTGCCAGCTGGAAATATAAAGACAATTTCCATACAATACAATGGGGGAAATTTTCAACTTACTAACCCAGTTGCGTCATTTATCAAACTTCTAGCATGAAATCAGAAGGCTTAGCATCATGTTAAGTAATCTAAAATCCAATTCCAAATCAATTATTACATAGTAGAGTCAATGAAATATTTCAATCAACTTAAACATCAAAACCAAGTGAAAATGCTGAATTGATTTGGTCTCAACCTATGCTTTAGCTTCCAGCACTATCAAATATCAATTCATCATGATGTAAGCAACAAAGCAAAACAGCACACTGTAAAAGCAGGCAACTAATCAAAAAGGTCTGCCAAAcctttaaagaagaaaaaacaagaggTGGAACAGTGAAAGGCAGACGTTTTGGTCCTCCAGTCAGTATGTGCTTCCTCACAGTATCAATGATCTGCAATTTAGTGGATGAAAATTATGCACAAATTAAAGGTTGAACTCATAAAATACAGCATAACCCCTACCAACAATGTAGTTTGCAGTCATAGGTAACATATCAAACATCATTGCCTCCTACCAACAATGTAGTTTGCAGTCATAGGTAACATATCAAACATCATTGCCTCGAGTTAGAAACATTATAATCACAAATAAGCATTCTTATTTACAGGAGTCCATGACCAATTAAAATGTTAAAGCAATATCCCAAGTTAACACTAACTTCAGTTTAGTGCTtgagaaatatttatttctaatattttccTGGGTAAAATTCATGTGCAGCTTCAGTGCAGAAGTACTAGTAAGTAAAAAATGGAGTCAGCAAATTATTAATTGGTGTTAGAAAGAGAAAATTTCCAGCAGAAAAAcaagtacaaaacaaaaaagtttttATCATCATCATAGCACATGGATATAAGCAGTTCACCTTAAACATTTCTTCTGGATCATCATTATAAAGCATCTGGATTAGACGGGAAACAGAGTTCTGCTCCTCTTTGAAATCATCTTCATCCAGCTAAAGGggagagggaaaaaaataagtataatgCAAGGAGAATGGATcacaaaaataagtattattttgtCTTACATTTATAAGAACATAAGTGACATTAATGGGAGAAGTCAAATAGGCATTGTAAAAATAGACAAATGAGACTAGTCATGGTACTAAAATGACCTCATCATTAGGGATCCCATCAGAATCCTTGATAAGCCCCTTTATCAGTTCAAACAATGCTTCAACCTACACAAGCAAATCATGTTATGTTATAATAAGAACTTACACCAAAAAGCACACAAGTAAGATATAACATACCTTTTCTGAAGTAGAAATGCGTGTTCCGTTTTTCATAATGCTTTGAATAATGACAGTTGCCATGACCTTAGTAGTTCGAATATCAACGTATTCTATTACGCGAGGATAATTTGAAAGCTTCAATGCAATCATAATATCATTATATTTCTCTAGCGGAGCACTTAATAGAGCAACAATCTGCTTAGTTGCCCTGTTGTCCTCAATTTTCCCCTTGCCAGAGAGTTTTTTCACACATGCTCCCTAACATGCATATACAGTTAGAGCAGAGGTCTTACAAAACACAGGAATAAGTTTGCTTCCTTACATTAAAAGAACTACTGTTGCTATAAATTCAATCAAAATGTACATCCATTAAATGCAACAACTATTTTCAGATACATAAAATTCTACCAAAACTGTGTCTTTGATTGAAAGGAAGTATTGGTTTATCACCATCCATgagtaaagagataaaaataaaacaatgccAATGGCTACATTCAGGTAAGCTTAATTGTATGAATCAAAAAGTTAACATGAAAATGCACAAAGCAAACAGTTTGAAATGAAACATACCAAAACTTGATCTGCATAATCAAGTCGATCAGGGTGGACATGAAGAGTGAAGGTGAGAAGGGACGAATAT
The nucleotide sequence above comes from Glycine soja cultivar W05 chromosome 11, ASM419377v2, whole genome shotgun sequence. Encoded proteins:
- the LOC114376316 gene encoding 3-isopropylmalate dehydrogenase, chloroplastic-like, encoding MATSLQLFQCKLARPFRPFPLRSSTPPLSLRCCASPPSSYSITLIPGDGIGPEIISVAKDVLVLVGSLEGIKFEFQEVLMGGAALDATGVPLPDDTLSAAKHSHAVLLGAVGGYKWDKNEKHLKPETGLLQIRKELGVFANLRPATVYSPLVDASTLKREVAEGVDIMLIRELTGGIYFGEPRGFGTNENGEEIGFNTEIYATHEIDRIAHFAFKVAQKRCGKLCSVDKANVLEASMLWRKRFLAIAQEYPDVELSHMYVDNASMQLIRDPKQFDTMVTNNIFGDILSDEASMVTGSIGMLPSASLGASGPGLFEPIHGSAPDIAGQDKANPFATVLSAAMLLRYGLGEEKAAKRIENAVVDTLNRGFRTGDIYSAGTKLVGCKQLGEEILKSVESNVHAGAATV
- the LOC114376318 gene encoding rac-like GTP-binding protein RHO1, which gives rise to MSASRFIKCVTVGDGAVGKTCLLISYTSNTFPTDYVPTVFDNFSANVVVNGSIVNLGLWDTAGQEDYNRLRPLSYRGADVFILAFSLISKASYENVSKKWIPELKHYAPGVPIILVGTKLDLRDDKQFCIDHPGAVPITTAQGEELRKLINAPAYIECSSKTQENVKAVFDAAIRVVLQPPKQKKKKGKAQKACSIL
- the LOC114375851 gene encoding vacuolar protein sorting-associated protein 35A-like, with the protein product MMLDGTEDEEKFLAAGIAGLQQNSFYMHRALDSNNLRDALKYSAQMLSELRTSKLSPHKYYELYMRAFDQLRKLEMFFEEETRRGCSIIDLYELVQHAGNILPRLYLLCTVGSVYIKSKEAPAKDVLKDLVEMCRGIQHPVRGLFLRSYLSQVSRDKLPDIGSEYEGDADTVADAVEFVLQNFTEMNKLWVRMQHQGPAREKEKREKERSELRDLVGKNLHVLSQIEGVDLDMYKDVVLPRVLEQVVNCKDELAQFYLMDCIIQVFPDEYHLQTLDVLLGAYPQLQPSVDIKTVLSQLMERLSNYAASSADVLPEFLQVEAFSKLSNAIGKVIEAQPDMPTVGVVTLYSSLLTFTLHVHPDRLDYADQVLGACVKKLSGKGKIEDNRATKQIVALLSAPLEKYNDIMIALKLSNYPRVIEYVDIRTTKVMATVIIQSIMKNGTRISTSEKVEALFELIKGLIKDSDGIPNDELDEDDFKEEQNSVSRLIQMLYNDDPEEMFKIIDTVRKHILTGGPKRLPFTVPPLVFSSLKLVRQLQGQEENPFGDDASTTPKKIFQLLNQTIETLSGVLAPELALQLYLQCAEAANDCELEPVAYEFFTQAYILYEEEISDSRAQITAIHLIIGTLQRMHVFGVENRDTLTHKATGYSAKLLKKPDQCRAVYACSHLFWVDDHDNMKDGERVLLCLKRALRIANAAQQMANAARGSTGSVMLFIEILNKYLYFFEKGNLQVTVAAIQGLIELIMNEMQSDTTTPDPAANAFLASTMRYIEFQKQKGGAVGEKYEAIKVSHAG